A portion of the Glycine max cultivar Williams 82 chromosome 10, Glycine_max_v4.0, whole genome shotgun sequence genome contains these proteins:
- the LOC100800215 gene encoding autophagy-related protein 18a — MSQTLGSDEPPQTTDSHTPSLLHLSFNQDSGCFAAATDRGFRIYNCDPFREIFRHDFGSGGGGVALVHMLFRCNILAFVGASSSSSSSEPRYPPNKVMIWDDHQSRCIGELSFRSEVKGVRLRRDRIVVVLAHKIFVYNFSDLKVLHQIETIVNPKGLCDLSHVSATMVLVCPGLQKGQVRVEHYASKRTKFIMAHDSRIACFALTHDGRLLATASSKGTLVRLFNTLDGSLLQEVRRGADRAEIYCLAFSPTAQWLAVSSDKGTVHVFNLKVDSGLLGHDRSHGTSEANPSSPTAVSSLSFFKGVLPKYFSSEWSVAQFRLQEGLQYVVAFGHQKNTVVILGMDGSFYRCQFDSAAGGEMTQLEYYNFLKAEETF, encoded by the exons ATGTCTCAAACCCTCGGTTCCGATGAGCCACCCCAAACCACCGATTCCCACACCCCCTCCCTCCTCCACCTCTCCTTCAACCAGGACTCCGGTTGCTTCGCCGCCGCCACCGACCGCGGCTTCCGCATCTATAACTGCGACCCCTTCCGCGAGATCTTCCGCCACGACTTCGGCTCCGGCGGCGGTGGCGTCGCCCTCGTCCACATGCTCTTCCGCTGCAACATCCTCGCCTTCGTCggcgcctcctcctcctcctcctcctccgaaCCCCGCTATCCTCCCAACAAGGTCATGATCTGGGACGACCACCAGTCCCGCTGCATCGGCGAGCTCTCCTTCCGCTCCGAAGTTAAAGGCGTCCGTCTCCGCCGCGACCGAATCGTCGTCGTCCTCGCCCACAAGATCTTCGTCTACAACTTCTCCGATCTCAAGGTGCTGCACCAAATTGAGACGATTGTAAACCCTAAGGGCCTTTGCGACCTTTCACATGTTTCCGCCACGATGGTGTTGGTGTGCCCCGGGTTGCAGAAGGGGCAGGTTAGGGTTGAGCACTACGCTTCCAAGAGGACCAAGTTCATCATGGCTCATGATTCCCGAATCGCGTGTTTTGCACTCACGCACGATGGGAGGTTGCTTGCCACCGCCAGCTCCAAGGGCACACTCGTTAGGCTCTTCAATACCCTCGACGGTTCACTGCTCCAAGAg GTACGGCGGGGTGCAGACAGAGCAGAGATATACTGCCTTGCTTTTTCTCCTACTGCGCAGTGGCTGGCTGTCTCAAGTGACAAGGGGACCGTTCATGTTTTCAACCTCAAGGTAGATTCCGGACTGTTGGGGCATGACAGATCACATGGTACTTCTGAGGCAAATCCTTCTAGCCCCACTGCGGTTTcatctctttccttttttaaag GTGTGCTGCCTAAGTATTTTAGCTCAGAGTGGTCTGTGGCTCAATTTCGCTTGCAAGAAGGTTTGCAATATGTTGTTGCATTTGGCCATCAAAAGAATACAGTTGTAATACTAGGCATGGATGGCAG CTTCTATCGATGTCAGTTTGATTCTGCTGCCGGTGGAGAGATGACCCAACTTGAATATTACAATTTCCTAAAGGCAGAGGAGACATTCTAG
- the LOC100811929 gene encoding formin-like protein 11 isoform X1, with product MGCGGSEHVTMIFIITILILLSSQSTNILTVAGSVFNAVGNFQVHGLPEMYFIEENDEKLVKKISGIDENEKKQALIVEKFRSLLGLKSFHTKVPFNGDLEFLSPSPSPSPIIEETQAPAPSPSPLPHVHHHSHHPPHHKNPSLHQTHHEDRGRAKRILIAVLVSAGVAILIGACGLFLVWRKFSNHTKKTKRTMPLYNSKSKGSGGVYQSSSSKVSLNSELDLFYLNALGEDIEQHSCSFKKTREDGLEYDIVSGSSMKDIASVHEDEEAVKGEGEGESDGGNSSSGDKIIPKDCHSSDNESFHSFVNDSHSNSNRLSNASACSLSDTNSLSRQNSSSLPNPQFPSSQHNLMSNIQPHQSPNSAKHDQEKEIETSLQCPKTFTSPPPPPPPPPPPPLRMPLFSLHSLTSSSRLSSHSPLSLTSNNLSSLVNSDTSSCSNQSPEKELPSPNRPYPTQSPPNIPPPPCPPPFLKGNSVKTPPPPPSQLPQFTPLGKDGAPLPKLKPLHWDKVRAAPNRTMVWDKLRSSSFELDEEMIESLFGYNLQNSIKNDEAKSKTPSPGKHVLEPKRLQNITILSKALNATAEHVCEALMQGKGLSLPQLEALVKMVPTKEEESKLFNYKGDINELGSAERFVRAMLDVPFAFQRVEGMLFRETFDDEVVHLRNSFSMLEEACKELRSSRLFLKLLEAVLKTGNRMNVGTTRGGARAFKLDALLKLADVKGTDGKTTLLHFVVQEIVRSEGIRVSDSIMGKISQRSKNRTEEEKEEDYKRMGLELVSGLSTELYNVKKTATIDLDVLASSVSNLSEGMNKLQHLVDKELHKDERSMNFVQCMKSFLNYADGNLKELRGDEDIVLARVKEITEYFHGDVISKEDANPLRIFVIVRDFLGSLDNVCKELRRSKAPRSLNPLAILPLDRS from the exons atggggTGTGGTGGTTCTGAGCATGTTACCATGATCTTTATCATCACCATCTTGATCCTCCTATCATCACAAAGCACCAACATTTTGACTGTGGCTGGTTCTGTATTCAATGCAGTTGGAAACTTCCAGGTTCATGGCCTACCAGAGATGTATTTCATTGAAGAGAATGATGAAAAGCTGGTTAAGAAAATCTCAGGAATAGATGAGAATGAAAAGAAGCAAGCCTTAATAGTGGAGAAGTTTAGATCCTTGCTTGGACTCAAGAGTTTCCACACCAAAGTACCATTCAACGGTGATTTGGAGTTTCTCTCTCCCTCACCTTCTCCATCACCTATCATTGAAGAAACTCAGGCTCCagctccttctccttctcctcttCCACACGTGCACCATCATTCACACCATCCACCACATCATAAGAATCCATCACTTCACCAAACTCATCATGAAGATAGAGGCAGGGCTAAGAGAATACTAATAGCTGTTCTTGTATCTGCTGGAGTTGCTATATTGATTGGTGCTTGTGGGCTATTCTTGGTGTGGAGGAAATTCTCAAATCATACAAAGAAAACCAAAAGGACAATGCCACTATATAATAGCAAGAGCAAAGGAAGTGGAGGTGTTTATCAAAGTTCATCAAGCAAGGTAAGTTTAAACTCTGAACTAGATCTGTTTTATCTTAATGCTTTAGGTGAGGACATAGAGCAACACTCTTGCAGCTTCAAAAAGACTCGCGAGGATGGTTTAGAATATGATATTGTTAGCGGTTCTTCCATGAAGGATATTGCATCTGTTCATGAAGATGAGGAAGCAGTTAAAGGTGAAGGTGAAGGTGAATCTGATGGCGGCAACTCTTCTTCTGGGGATAAAATTATCCCTAAAGATTGTCATTCATCAGACAATGAAAGTTTTCATTCCTTTGTTAATGATTCACACTCAAATAGTAATAGACTCTCCAATGCTTCCGCTTGTAGTCTTAGTGACACAAACTCTCTGTCCCGTCAAAATTCAAGTTCATTACCAAACCCACAATTTCCTAGTTCTCAACATAACTTAATGTCAAATATACAACCTCACCAATCACCAAATAGTGCAAAACATGATCAAGagaaagagattgaaacctctcTCCAATGTCCAAAGACATTCACTTCCCCTccacctcctccaccaccaccaccacctccaccatTGCGAATGCCATTATTTTCTTTGCATTCTCTCACTTCTTCATCTAGACTCTCCTCTCACTCCCCACTTTCCTTGACATCTAATAATTTATCATCCCTGGTAAATTCAGACACTTCCTCGTGTTCAAATCAAAGTCCAGAAAAGGAGTTGCCTTCTCCAAATAGACCTTACCCTACACAATCTCCTCCCAACATTCCCCCACCACCATGTCCACCTCCATTTCTTAAGGGCAATAGTGTCAAAACCCCACCTCCTCCACCTTCTCAACTCCCTCAATTTACCCCTCTTGGTAAAGATGGTGCACCATTGCCAAAACTCAAACCACTTCACTGGGACAAAGTCAGAGCTGCACCAAATCGCACAATGGTTTGGGACAAGCTACGGTCGAGTTCATTCGA GTTGGACGAGGAAATGATCGAGTCTCTATTTGGTTACAATTTGcaaaattcaattaagaatgacgAAGCAAAGAGTAAAACCCCGTCTCCAGGCAAGCATGTACTTGAGCCAAAACGCCTGCAGAACATAACTATACTCTCCAAAGCTCTGAATGCAACAGCTGAGCATGTCTGCGAGGCCTTAATGCAAG GGAAGGGGTTGTCTTTGCCCCAACTAGAGGCACTAGTGAAAATGGTACCCACCAAGGAGGAAGAGTCCAAGCTCTTCAATTATAAAGGTGACATCAATGAATTGGGGTCCGCCGAAAGGTTCGTGAGGGCAATGCTCGATGTGCCATTTGCCTTTCAAAGAGTAGAAGGCATGCTTTTCAGAGAAACATTTGACGATGAAGTAGTTCACCTCAGGAACTCATTTTCAATGCTTGAG GAAGCATGCAAGGAACTAAGATCAAGCAGGCTCTTCTTGAAGTTACTAGAAGCAGTGCTCAAAACGGGAAACCGAATGAACGTTGGAACAACCAGAGGAGGTGCTAGAGCATTTAAACTCGATGCACTTCTCAAGCTTGCAGATGTTAAGGGAACTGATGGGAAAACCACGTTGCTCCATTTCGTTGTTCAGGAGATTGTTCGTTCTGAAGGAATAAGAGTTTCAGACAGCATTATGGGGAAAATCAGCCAAAGAAGTAAGAACAGAACGgaggaagagaaggaagaagattACAAAAGGATGGGACTAGAACTTGTTTCTGGTCTCAGCACTGAGTTATACAACGTGAAAAAAACAGCTACCATTGACTTGGACGTTCTTGCAAGCTCTGTGTCAAACCTATCAGAAGGAATGAACAAGCTGCAACATCTAGTGGATAAGGAGTTGCATAAGGACGAGAGAAGCATGAACTTTGTGCAGTGTATGAAGTCATTCCTTAACTATGCTGATGGAAACTTGAAGGAGTTGCGTGGAGATGAAGATATAGTGTTGGCACGCGTGAAAGAAATTACGGAGTATTTTCATGGGGATGTGATCAGCAAAGAAGATGCAAACCCACTTAGGATATTTGTGATTGTGAGAGATTTTCTGGGGAGTTTAGATAATGTGTGTAAAGAACTTAGAAGGTCTAAAGCTCCACGTAGCCTGAACCCTCTTGCTATTCTCCCTTTAGATAGATCCTAG
- the LOC100811929 gene encoding formin-like protein 11 isoform X2 — protein MGCGGSEHVTMIFIITILILLSSQSTNILTVAGSVFNAVGNFQVHGLPEMYFIEENDEKLVKKISGIDENEKKQALIVEKFRSLLGLKSFHTKVPFNGDLEFLSPSPSPSPIIEETQAPAPSPSPLPHVHHHSHHPPHHKNPSLHQTHHEDRGRAKRILIAVLVSAGVAILIGACGLFLVWRKFSNHTKKTKRTMPLYNSKSKGSGGVYQSSSSKDIASVHEDEEAVKGEGEGESDGGNSSSGDKIIPKDCHSSDNESFHSFVNDSHSNSNRLSNASACSLSDTNSLSRQNSSSLPNPQFPSSQHNLMSNIQPHQSPNSAKHDQEKEIETSLQCPKTFTSPPPPPPPPPPPPLRMPLFSLHSLTSSSRLSSHSPLSLTSNNLSSLVNSDTSSCSNQSPEKELPSPNRPYPTQSPPNIPPPPCPPPFLKGNSVKTPPPPPSQLPQFTPLGKDGAPLPKLKPLHWDKVRAAPNRTMVWDKLRSSSFELDEEMIESLFGYNLQNSIKNDEAKSKTPSPGKHVLEPKRLQNITILSKALNATAEHVCEALMQGKGLSLPQLEALVKMVPTKEEESKLFNYKGDINELGSAERFVRAMLDVPFAFQRVEGMLFRETFDDEVVHLRNSFSMLEEACKELRSSRLFLKLLEAVLKTGNRMNVGTTRGGARAFKLDALLKLADVKGTDGKTTLLHFVVQEIVRSEGIRVSDSIMGKISQRSKNRTEEEKEEDYKRMGLELVSGLSTELYNVKKTATIDLDVLASSVSNLSEGMNKLQHLVDKELHKDERSMNFVQCMKSFLNYADGNLKELRGDEDIVLARVKEITEYFHGDVISKEDANPLRIFVIVRDFLGSLDNVCKELRRSKAPRSLNPLAILPLDRS, from the exons atggggTGTGGTGGTTCTGAGCATGTTACCATGATCTTTATCATCACCATCTTGATCCTCCTATCATCACAAAGCACCAACATTTTGACTGTGGCTGGTTCTGTATTCAATGCAGTTGGAAACTTCCAGGTTCATGGCCTACCAGAGATGTATTTCATTGAAGAGAATGATGAAAAGCTGGTTAAGAAAATCTCAGGAATAGATGAGAATGAAAAGAAGCAAGCCTTAATAGTGGAGAAGTTTAGATCCTTGCTTGGACTCAAGAGTTTCCACACCAAAGTACCATTCAACGGTGATTTGGAGTTTCTCTCTCCCTCACCTTCTCCATCACCTATCATTGAAGAAACTCAGGCTCCagctccttctccttctcctcttCCACACGTGCACCATCATTCACACCATCCACCACATCATAAGAATCCATCACTTCACCAAACTCATCATGAAGATAGAGGCAGGGCTAAGAGAATACTAATAGCTGTTCTTGTATCTGCTGGAGTTGCTATATTGATTGGTGCTTGTGGGCTATTCTTGGTGTGGAGGAAATTCTCAAATCATACAAAGAAAACCAAAAGGACAATGCCACTATATAATAGCAAGAGCAAAGGAAGTGGAGGTGTTTATCAAAGTTCATCAAGCAAG GATATTGCATCTGTTCATGAAGATGAGGAAGCAGTTAAAGGTGAAGGTGAAGGTGAATCTGATGGCGGCAACTCTTCTTCTGGGGATAAAATTATCCCTAAAGATTGTCATTCATCAGACAATGAAAGTTTTCATTCCTTTGTTAATGATTCACACTCAAATAGTAATAGACTCTCCAATGCTTCCGCTTGTAGTCTTAGTGACACAAACTCTCTGTCCCGTCAAAATTCAAGTTCATTACCAAACCCACAATTTCCTAGTTCTCAACATAACTTAATGTCAAATATACAACCTCACCAATCACCAAATAGTGCAAAACATGATCAAGagaaagagattgaaacctctcTCCAATGTCCAAAGACATTCACTTCCCCTccacctcctccaccaccaccaccacctccaccatTGCGAATGCCATTATTTTCTTTGCATTCTCTCACTTCTTCATCTAGACTCTCCTCTCACTCCCCACTTTCCTTGACATCTAATAATTTATCATCCCTGGTAAATTCAGACACTTCCTCGTGTTCAAATCAAAGTCCAGAAAAGGAGTTGCCTTCTCCAAATAGACCTTACCCTACACAATCTCCTCCCAACATTCCCCCACCACCATGTCCACCTCCATTTCTTAAGGGCAATAGTGTCAAAACCCCACCTCCTCCACCTTCTCAACTCCCTCAATTTACCCCTCTTGGTAAAGATGGTGCACCATTGCCAAAACTCAAACCACTTCACTGGGACAAAGTCAGAGCTGCACCAAATCGCACAATGGTTTGGGACAAGCTACGGTCGAGTTCATTCGA GTTGGACGAGGAAATGATCGAGTCTCTATTTGGTTACAATTTGcaaaattcaattaagaatgacgAAGCAAAGAGTAAAACCCCGTCTCCAGGCAAGCATGTACTTGAGCCAAAACGCCTGCAGAACATAACTATACTCTCCAAAGCTCTGAATGCAACAGCTGAGCATGTCTGCGAGGCCTTAATGCAAG GGAAGGGGTTGTCTTTGCCCCAACTAGAGGCACTAGTGAAAATGGTACCCACCAAGGAGGAAGAGTCCAAGCTCTTCAATTATAAAGGTGACATCAATGAATTGGGGTCCGCCGAAAGGTTCGTGAGGGCAATGCTCGATGTGCCATTTGCCTTTCAAAGAGTAGAAGGCATGCTTTTCAGAGAAACATTTGACGATGAAGTAGTTCACCTCAGGAACTCATTTTCAATGCTTGAG GAAGCATGCAAGGAACTAAGATCAAGCAGGCTCTTCTTGAAGTTACTAGAAGCAGTGCTCAAAACGGGAAACCGAATGAACGTTGGAACAACCAGAGGAGGTGCTAGAGCATTTAAACTCGATGCACTTCTCAAGCTTGCAGATGTTAAGGGAACTGATGGGAAAACCACGTTGCTCCATTTCGTTGTTCAGGAGATTGTTCGTTCTGAAGGAATAAGAGTTTCAGACAGCATTATGGGGAAAATCAGCCAAAGAAGTAAGAACAGAACGgaggaagagaaggaagaagattACAAAAGGATGGGACTAGAACTTGTTTCTGGTCTCAGCACTGAGTTATACAACGTGAAAAAAACAGCTACCATTGACTTGGACGTTCTTGCAAGCTCTGTGTCAAACCTATCAGAAGGAATGAACAAGCTGCAACATCTAGTGGATAAGGAGTTGCATAAGGACGAGAGAAGCATGAACTTTGTGCAGTGTATGAAGTCATTCCTTAACTATGCTGATGGAAACTTGAAGGAGTTGCGTGGAGATGAAGATATAGTGTTGGCACGCGTGAAAGAAATTACGGAGTATTTTCATGGGGATGTGATCAGCAAAGAAGATGCAAACCCACTTAGGATATTTGTGATTGTGAGAGATTTTCTGGGGAGTTTAGATAATGTGTGTAAAGAACTTAGAAGGTCTAAAGCTCCACGTAGCCTGAACCCTCTTGCTATTCTCCCTTTAGATAGATCCTAG